A single Cnuibacter physcomitrellae DNA region contains:
- a CDS encoding beta strand repeat-containing protein, with product MTAYGGNLSAGIGGAVGIGRDGGTLNVAGGTVNAYGGVQAAAVGGSSDGGAGGTVTVSSGTLNAHAHESDSVGVGGGNGGGAGATIAVTGGILTASAGGQYGTAIGGGIARASSDGGAGGSLTIGPEGEVVAIAQNAFGAGWKGTPVGDFGSLRVDGTLRLPSGRLYVGRSTTASQEVRVGESGRIVGSTADPTVGASLEGPGWIDNRGSITLSSRPPTGMVSGNNTLVHFNSSMFADVQVLAPTFADGVRTLPTPPPGTAWNTLRDGSGTWFTSTSPLGGESFLNLYPVAPATMTVPTDFTIAAGERIFFPITVNGSDGEPLSPQPGIEFAFAGCSLAAGGVFTIAGPCSVTASTTVQGALVQKTFTIQIVPGPATAMTIAPSDTTVTEGSSIDFTVGAWDSFGNTIDTSGATVVSTGTRDKVDGHTVRFSGAGVHTVTATLQSSTITTDITVVAGPVASLSITPQNLTVTQGDAVVFTITGTDAGGNPVDTTDATLTSGSRDLVGGHTVLFSGAGDHVVTATLNGVSTSTTIRVVAGPLATLSLSPATATVTEGGTTAFSLTGTDSAGNPVDVDDAVLTAAPTDTVDGHSIRFSGAGVRTVTATLNGVTTTAEITVTPGPLSTLAITPATQTITQGDTIGFTVTGTDSAGNPVDTTGAVLSSDTRADTITGTSVTFSGAGTHIVTATLNGVSTSAAIEVVAGPLATLAVTPATATVTQGDTTVFTITGADAAGNTVNVEDATLTSTAEKDVVDARAVTFSGAGTRTITATLDDITATATIDVIAGPVATLTLTPSTTTVTQGDTIGFTITGADAAGNPVDTSGAALTSASSADTIDDTSVTFSGAGTHTITATLGGISATASIEVVAGPLAALTVTPATATVTQGDTTVFTLTGTDGAGNPVNVDAAELASTATTDSIDGRAVTFSGAGTRTITATLGDITATATIDVTAGPLTTLTLTPASTTISQGESLEFTVTGADAAGNPIDTTDAVLSSSNPADTIQDRTVTFSGAGSHTITATLGDVTAVALVTVTAGPATTLTVTPSATTVDQGGTLTFALTAADAAGNPVDTSAAVLTSSVDSDVISGTTVTFPHASPHTITATLGALTATVIIEVIPAAVPAPAVPSSPSASAAGLADTGLDGGTAGTAGAAALALVLAGAVLLLTRRHRAGSPTPRRPRP from the coding sequence CGTCGCGGGCGGCACCGTGAACGCCTACGGCGGCGTGCAGGCTGCAGCCGTCGGCGGAAGCTCCGACGGGGGTGCGGGTGGGACCGTCACAGTGTCATCGGGCACTCTGAACGCACACGCGCACGAATCCGACTCCGTCGGTGTGGGAGGCGGCAACGGCGGCGGCGCCGGCGCGACCATCGCGGTCACAGGCGGGATCCTCACGGCCAGCGCAGGGGGACAATACGGCACAGCGATCGGCGGTGGTATCGCCCGAGCCTCATCGGACGGGGGTGCCGGCGGATCGTTGACGATCGGGCCGGAGGGTGAGGTCGTCGCCATCGCTCAGAACGCGTTCGGGGCCGGCTGGAAGGGCACACCCGTCGGAGACTTCGGGTCGCTCCGAGTGGACGGGACGCTGCGTCTCCCCTCGGGTCGTCTCTACGTGGGCAGGAGCACGACAGCCAGCCAGGAGGTCAGGGTCGGGGAGTCGGGCCGCATCGTGGGTTCGACCGCCGACCCCACCGTGGGCGCGAGCCTGGAGGGTCCGGGATGGATCGACAACCGGGGATCGATCACGCTCTCCTCCCGGCCGCCGACCGGAATGGTGTCGGGCAACAACACGCTCGTGCACTTCAACTCCTCGATGTTCGCGGACGTCCAAGTGCTGGCTCCGACGTTCGCGGACGGTGTGCGTACGCTCCCGACACCCCCTCCCGGGACGGCGTGGAACACGCTCAGGGACGGCTCCGGCACCTGGTTCACCAGCACGTCTCCTCTCGGAGGCGAGAGCTTCCTGAACCTGTACCCGGTCGCGCCTGCGACGATGACCGTCCCCACCGACTTCACCATCGCCGCCGGCGAGCGCATCTTCTTCCCCATCACGGTGAACGGCTCCGACGGCGAGCCGCTCTCCCCGCAACCGGGCATCGAGTTCGCGTTCGCGGGGTGCAGCCTCGCCGCCGGCGGGGTGTTCACCATCGCGGGCCCGTGCAGCGTCACGGCCTCCACCACGGTGCAGGGCGCGCTGGTCCAGAAGACCTTCACGATCCAGATCGTCCCTGGGCCCGCGACCGCGATGACCATTGCGCCCTCGGACACCACCGTCACCGAGGGATCCTCGATCGACTTCACCGTCGGGGCCTGGGATTCCTTCGGCAACACGATCGACACCTCCGGCGCCACGGTCGTCTCCACCGGGACCAGAGACAAGGTCGATGGCCACACCGTCAGGTTCTCCGGCGCCGGCGTTCACACGGTGACGGCCACGCTGCAGAGTTCGACCATCACCACGGACATCACGGTCGTGGCCGGCCCGGTCGCGTCCCTCTCGATCACCCCGCAAAATCTCACGGTCACGCAGGGCGACGCGGTCGTGTTCACCATCACCGGCACCGACGCCGGCGGCAACCCCGTCGACACCACCGACGCGACCCTCACCTCCGGCAGCCGCGACCTGGTCGGCGGACACACGGTCCTGTTCTCCGGCGCCGGCGACCACGTCGTCACCGCCACCCTGAACGGCGTCAGCACCTCCACCACCATCCGCGTCGTCGCCGGCCCCCTGGCGACCCTGTCCCTCTCCCCCGCGACCGCGACCGTGACCGAAGGCGGCACCACCGCCTTCAGCCTCACCGGCACCGACTCCGCCGGCAACCCCGTCGACGTCGACGACGCGGTCCTGACGGCAGCCCCCACCGACACCGTCGACGGCCACTCGATCAGGTTCTCCGGCGCCGGGGTCCGCACCGTCACCGCCACCCTGAACGGCGTCACCACCACCGCGGAGATCACTGTCACCCCAGGACCCCTCAGCACCCTCGCGATCACACCCGCCACCCAGACCATCACCCAGGGCGACACGATCGGATTCACTGTCACCGGCACCGACTCCGCCGGCAACCCCGTCGACACGACCGGCGCCGTTCTCTCCTCCGACACCCGCGCCGACACGATCACCGGTACATCCGTGACGTTCTCGGGCGCCGGCACCCACATCGTCACCGCCACCCTGAACGGCGTGTCCACCAGCGCCGCGATCGAGGTCGTCGCCGGCCCGCTCGCCACGCTGGCGGTGACACCGGCGACCGCCACCGTCACCCAGGGCGACACGACCGTGTTCACGATCACCGGCGCCGACGCCGCCGGGAATACCGTGAACGTGGAGGACGCAACCCTGACCTCCACCGCAGAGAAGGATGTCGTCGACGCACGTGCGGTCACGTTCTCCGGCGCCGGGACCCGCACCATCACCGCCACCCTCGACGACATCACCGCCACCGCCACCATCGACGTCATCGCCGGACCGGTCGCGACTCTCACCCTCACACCGTCCACCACGACCGTCACCCAGGGCGACACGATCGGGTTCACCATCACCGGCGCGGATGCTGCAGGCAACCCCGTCGACACCAGCGGCGCCGCACTCACCTCAGCCAGCTCCGCCGACACGATCGACGACACCTCCGTGACCTTCTCCGGCGCCGGCACCCACACCATCACCGCCACCCTCGGAGGGATCAGCGCGACCGCATCCATCGAGGTCGTCGCGGGCCCGCTCGCCGCCCTGACGGTGACACCCGCCACCGCCACCGTCACCCAGGGCGACACGACCGTGTTCACCCTCACCGGCACCGACGGCGCAGGAAACCCCGTCAACGTGGATGCCGCCGAGCTCGCCTCGACGGCGACCACCGACTCCATCGACGGACGCGCCGTCACGTTCTCCGGGGCCGGCACCCGCACCATCACCGCCACCCTCGGCGACATCACCGCCACCGCCACCATCGACGTCACCGCCGGGCCACTCACGACACTGACGCTCACCCCCGCCAGCACGACCATCTCCCAGGGCGAGAGCCTCGAGTTCACGGTCACGGGCGCGGATGCCGCCGGCAACCCCATCGACACCACCGATGCCGTGCTCTCCTCCTCGAACCCGGCCGACACCATCCAGGACCGGACCGTCACGTTCTCCGGCGCCGGCAGCCACACCATCACCGCCACCCTCGGGGATGTCACAGCCGTCGCGCTCGTCACCGTCACCGCGGGCCCCGCCACGACACTGACCGTCACCCCGTCCGCGACCACCGTCGACCAGGGCGGTACGCTCACCTTCGCCCTGACCGCAGCGGACGCCGCAGGCAACCCGGTCGACACCAGCGCCGCCGTGCTCACCTCCTCCGTGGACTCCGATGTCATCAGCGGCACGACGGTGACCTTCCCCCATGCCAGCCCCCACACGATCACCGCGACCCTGGGAGCCCTCACCGCCACCGTCATCATCGAGGTCATCCCCGCCGCCGTACCCGCACCGGCGGTCCCCTCGTCGCCTTCGGCATCCGCGGCGGGCCTGGCCGACACGGGACTCGACGGCGGAACGGCCGGCACCGCCGGCGCAGCAGCCCTCGCGCTCGTGCTCGCCGGCGCCGTGCTCCTCCTCACCCGCCGCCACCGCGCCGGCTCGCCCACCCCCCGACGGCCGCGCCCATGA
- a CDS encoding TetR/AcrR family transcriptional regulator, whose protein sequence is MARRREFDEDALLETCIPLFWEKGFQGTSMTDVAVATGVGNGSIYAAYGSKAGLFLVVLERYCATRVELVRVAMRGEGSTVDAVRGFFETIVDDCARHRPSWGCLMLTSMAELGRQWPEVAELTLRTVREMQDVVIERLRRASPHESASSRRDLAATIVLASQAILQASLLEPEPVRLRRFALSSVERLAPRLAA, encoded by the coding sequence ATGGCCCGCCGGAGGGAGTTCGACGAAGATGCACTGCTCGAGACGTGCATCCCGTTGTTCTGGGAGAAGGGGTTCCAGGGCACCTCGATGACCGACGTCGCGGTGGCGACGGGGGTCGGCAACGGCAGCATCTACGCCGCCTACGGATCGAAGGCCGGTCTGTTCCTGGTGGTGCTGGAGCGGTACTGCGCGACCCGGGTCGAGCTCGTCCGCGTCGCGATGCGGGGCGAGGGCTCCACGGTCGACGCGGTGCGGGGGTTCTTCGAGACGATCGTCGACGACTGCGCTCGGCACCGCCCCAGCTGGGGCTGCCTCATGCTCACCTCGATGGCCGAGCTCGGACGCCAGTGGCCCGAGGTCGCCGAGCTCACGCTGAGGACCGTCCGCGAGATGCAGGACGTGGTGATCGAGCGGCTCCGTCGCGCGTCGCCCCACGAGTCGGCGTCGTCGCGGCGCGATCTCGCGGCGACGATCGTCCTCGCCTCGCAGGCGATCCTCCAGGCGAGCCTGCTCGAGCCCGAGCCGGTGCGCCTGCGCCGCTTCGCGCTCTCGTCGGTGGAGCGGCTCGCGCCGCGGTTGGCCGCCTGA
- a CDS encoding YoaK family protein, producing the protein MSSLGSRRPLVIATGLSVIAGITDVTSWLLLGGFFSAHVTGNVVVLAADAVDGRAPGVASLLAVPVFIAVAAVATLVSARMRGDDRRRTAALLGAQAVLLTVAGSLSFTTTASDDPGAPLAVVIGLCAVAAMAAQNAYLHLVHGMSFTTAVMTGNLVTATVSGISSLRDPSDQASRRRWNDTWPIVAGFIAGCVVGAAAAGLLSDRAAVVPAVLAIALLVAVTATDRTDVPAPA; encoded by the coding sequence GTGAGCTCTCTCGGTTCGCGCCGTCCGCTCGTCATCGCGACGGGGCTCAGCGTCATCGCCGGCATCACCGACGTGACGAGCTGGCTGCTCCTCGGCGGGTTCTTCTCGGCCCACGTCACGGGCAACGTGGTGGTGCTGGCGGCCGACGCCGTCGACGGAAGGGCGCCGGGCGTCGCCAGCCTCCTCGCCGTGCCCGTCTTCATCGCCGTGGCCGCCGTCGCGACCCTCGTGAGCGCGCGGATGCGCGGGGACGACCGCCGCCGGACGGCCGCGCTCCTGGGGGCGCAGGCCGTGCTGCTCACCGTCGCGGGGAGCTTGTCGTTCACGACCACCGCCTCCGACGACCCGGGAGCACCGCTCGCCGTCGTCATCGGACTCTGTGCGGTGGCCGCGATGGCCGCGCAGAACGCCTACCTCCACCTGGTCCACGGGATGTCGTTCACGACAGCCGTGATGACGGGGAACCTGGTGACGGCCACGGTGTCCGGCATCTCGAGCCTGCGCGATCCGTCCGACCAGGCCAGCCGCCGGCGCTGGAACGACACCTGGCCCATCGTGGCCGGCTTCATCGCCGGGTGCGTGGTCGGTGCGGCGGCGGCGGGTCTCCTCTCCGACCGGGCGGCGGTCGTCCCCGCCGTGCTCGCGATCGCGCTCCTCGTCGCGGTCACGGCGACGGATCGCACCGACGTGCCCGCACCCGCTTGA
- a CDS encoding MFS transporter — MTASAPPTPTKAPSAWAPLAIPAFRILWIAQLGSNIGTWMQTVGAQWYLVEAAAGATLIALVQTASLAPSLLLSLPSGVLADVLDRRRLLIWGSAASAALAAVLTVVSAVGALTPVFVLAITFLLGVTSTLTSPAWQAIQPELVPREMIGASSALGGAAVNGARAVGPALAGVVLSFFGAPVVFGLNALSFVGAVVALIAWRRPPQEGLDDRERFTAALRAGVRYVVSARLVRRILLRSALFAAPAGALWALLPLTAERMGLDSTGYGLLLGALGVGAVLGIVLLPLVRKRLRDSVVLGLSAVLFGLGTAGAALLTFWPATVVLLLAGLAWIGTLTVLNANLQLTLPQWVRSRGAAVYILVFMGTMSISSLVWGVVAQLIGEQFALLAAAALLLIVAASIRFLPLLPGTGTIDRTAATCWATPTLQVEPEPTDGPVLVEVAYRVPPEHLSDFLAAVRLLGGSRRRTGAYRWRVYRSLEEGGVMLESFLVPSWSEYRRQRTQRLTGRDREMEQDVRALVTADPTERHYLAAG; from the coding sequence GTGACCGCATCCGCCCCGCCCACGCCGACGAAGGCCCCGTCGGCGTGGGCGCCGCTCGCCATCCCCGCCTTCCGCATCCTGTGGATCGCCCAGCTGGGGAGCAACATCGGCACCTGGATGCAGACGGTCGGCGCCCAGTGGTACCTGGTCGAGGCGGCGGCGGGCGCGACGCTGATCGCGCTGGTGCAGACCGCGAGCCTCGCGCCGTCGCTGCTGCTCTCGCTCCCGTCCGGGGTCCTCGCCGACGTGCTCGACCGTCGCCGCCTGCTGATCTGGGGGTCGGCGGCGAGCGCGGCGTTGGCCGCGGTGCTCACGGTGGTGTCGGCGGTCGGCGCCCTGACGCCGGTGTTCGTGCTGGCCATCACCTTCCTGCTCGGGGTGACCTCGACGCTGACCTCGCCGGCGTGGCAGGCGATCCAGCCCGAGCTGGTCCCGCGGGAGATGATCGGCGCCTCCTCGGCGCTCGGGGGAGCGGCGGTCAACGGGGCGCGGGCGGTGGGCCCGGCGCTCGCGGGAGTCGTGCTGTCGTTCTTCGGCGCTCCCGTCGTGTTCGGGCTGAACGCGCTCAGCTTCGTCGGCGCGGTCGTCGCGCTGATCGCCTGGCGGCGTCCGCCGCAGGAGGGCCTCGACGATCGTGAGCGCTTCACGGCGGCCCTCCGCGCGGGCGTGCGGTACGTGGTGTCGGCGCGGCTCGTGCGCCGCATCCTGCTGAGGTCCGCTCTGTTCGCGGCGCCGGCGGGGGCGCTGTGGGCGCTGCTGCCGCTCACCGCGGAGCGGATGGGCCTCGATTCGACCGGATACGGGCTGCTGCTCGGCGCTCTCGGCGTCGGCGCGGTGCTCGGGATCGTGCTGCTTCCGCTCGTGCGCAAGCGGCTGCGCGACTCGGTGGTGCTCGGGCTCAGCGCCGTGCTGTTCGGGCTCGGCACGGCGGGGGCCGCGCTGCTGACGTTCTGGCCGGCGACGGTGGTCCTGCTGCTGGCGGGGCTGGCGTGGATCGGGACGCTCACCGTCCTCAACGCGAACCTCCAGCTCACGCTGCCCCAGTGGGTGAGGTCGCGGGGCGCCGCGGTCTACATCCTCGTGTTCATGGGCACGATGTCGATCTCCTCCCTGGTCTGGGGCGTCGTCGCGCAGCTCATCGGCGAGCAGTTCGCGCTGCTGGCCGCGGCGGCCCTGCTCCTGATCGTCGCGGCGAGCATCCGCTTCCTGCCGCTGCTCCCGGGGACCGGCACCATCGACCGCACGGCGGCCACCTGCTGGGCCACGCCCACGCTGCAGGTCGAGCCCGAGCCGACCGACGGGCCGGTGCTCGTCGAGGTGGCCTACCGAGTGCCGCCCGAGCATCTGTCCGACTTCCTCGCGGCGGTCCGGCTGCTGGGCGGCTCGCGCCGACGGACGGGAGCGTACCGGTGGCGTGTCTACCGCAGCCTCGAGGAGGGCGGCGTCATGCTCGAGAGCTTCCTCGTGCCGTCCTGGAGCGAGTACCGCAGACAGCGCACGCAGCGCCTCACCGGCCGGGACCGGGAGATGGAGCAGGACGTGCGCGCGCTCGTCACCGCCGACCCGACGGAGCGTCACTACCTCGCTGCGGGGTGA
- a CDS encoding alpha/beta hydrolase: protein MTAPTIVLVHGAFADAASFAPVTRILLDQGFTVRVPAVPNRSLLGDSAYIRSYVEQLDGPVLLAGHSYGGAVITVAGAADNVVGLVYISGYALDEGESLGQLQGGFPDSDLAANLVYTPFPLEGAEPGTDVSVKVDAFPDVFAHGVDRADAEVLAAGQRPLAAVAFSEAAPVAAWKTKPGWGIVSAADHTINPDVERFGYQRAGLKSVIEIDAPHLVMRSHPAEVAKVIADAANELA from the coding sequence ATGACCGCTCCCACCATCGTCCTCGTCCACGGCGCCTTCGCCGACGCCGCGAGCTTCGCCCCCGTCACCCGGATCCTGCTCGACCAGGGCTTCACCGTGCGGGTGCCCGCGGTGCCCAACCGCAGCCTGCTCGGCGACTCGGCGTACATCCGCTCGTACGTGGAGCAGCTCGACGGCCCGGTGCTGCTGGCCGGCCACTCCTACGGCGGCGCGGTCATCACGGTCGCCGGTGCCGCCGACAACGTCGTCGGTCTCGTCTACATCTCCGGCTACGCCCTCGACGAGGGCGAGAGCCTCGGCCAGCTGCAGGGCGGCTTCCCCGACTCCGACCTCGCGGCGAACCTCGTCTACACCCCGTTCCCCCTCGAGGGCGCCGAGCCCGGCACAGACGTCTCGGTGAAGGTCGACGCCTTCCCGGACGTCTTCGCGCACGGCGTGGACCGCGCCGACGCGGAGGTGCTGGCCGCCGGACAGCGTCCGCTCGCCGCCGTCGCCTTCAGCGAGGCCGCGCCGGTCGCCGCGTGGAAGACCAAGCCCGGCTGGGGCATCGTCTCCGCGGCCGACCACACCATCAACCCCGACGTGGAGCGCTTCGGCTACCAGCGCGCGGGGCTGAAGTCCGTGATCGAGATCGACGCGCCCCACCTCGTGATGCGTTCGCACCCCGCCGAGGTGGCGAAGGTCATCGCCGACGCGGCGAACGAGCTCGCCTGA
- a CDS encoding helix-turn-helix transcriptional regulator: MSDSNSSLGQYLRARRDVLRPEDVGLVADAGRRVTGLRRQEVATMAGISPDYYLRLEQGRDHQPSPQVLLALGRALQLDGDATAYLFRLAGQALPLSRGRGGTLRPGDRPDPVDAETMDNVTTFLNQWTNAPAYVLDRNQDVLAVNPLGRSFIPFGLPPGANMLEAMVEGALAATERQEYWDRVVRDTTAALRYYGDPADPRLERLVETLSQRSEVVRDTWASHEAKPKRGGVAPALIEPFGYINFRWQTLEVPGGGQYLTTFFGDPGSTAAAAIEYLAAKLKVSDELAKAGPDLPPPLGSITETDG; this comes from the coding sequence GTGAGCGACTCGAACTCATCACTCGGCCAGTACCTCCGAGCGCGGCGTGACGTGCTGCGGCCGGAGGACGTGGGTCTGGTGGCCGACGCCGGGCGTCGTGTGACCGGACTGCGCCGCCAGGAGGTGGCGACCATGGCCGGGATCAGCCCCGACTACTACCTCCGTCTGGAGCAGGGACGCGACCATCAGCCCTCGCCGCAGGTGCTCCTCGCGCTCGGTCGGGCCCTGCAGCTGGACGGCGATGCGACCGCCTACCTGTTCCGTCTGGCCGGCCAGGCGCTGCCGCTCTCGCGTGGTCGGGGAGGGACGCTGCGCCCCGGCGACCGGCCGGATCCCGTGGACGCCGAGACGATGGACAACGTCACGACGTTCCTCAACCAGTGGACGAACGCCCCGGCGTACGTGCTGGACCGCAACCAGGACGTGCTCGCGGTCAATCCGCTCGGCCGCTCCTTCATCCCGTTCGGCCTCCCGCCGGGCGCCAACATGCTCGAGGCCATGGTCGAGGGCGCGCTCGCGGCCACGGAGCGTCAGGAGTACTGGGACCGCGTGGTGCGCGACACCACCGCCGCGCTGCGCTACTACGGCGATCCCGCCGACCCCAGGCTGGAGCGTCTCGTCGAGACGCTGTCGCAGCGCTCCGAGGTCGTGCGCGACACCTGGGCGAGCCACGAGGCGAAGCCGAAGCGCGGCGGGGTGGCGCCGGCGCTCATCGAGCCCTTCGGCTACATCAACTTCCGCTGGCAGACGCTCGAGGTGCCCGGCGGCGGCCAGTACCTCACCACCTTCTTCGGCGACCCGGGCTCGACGGCGGCCGCCGCGATCGAGTACCTCGCCGCGAAGCTCAAGGTGAGCGACGAGCTCGCCAAGGCCGGCCCCGATCTGCCGCCGCCGCTCGGCTCCATCACCGAGACGGATGGGTGA